ATTCCTCCGCCGGCGAAACCCACGTGTACGAACTGTACGCCGACTTCGACGCGCACGGACGTTCGTCCCTGCGGTGGAAGAAACGCTACGAAGAGGGGCGCCTCGCCGTCTGGCCAGGAGGAGAAGGGGTTCGTTTCCGCTTTACCGACGAGGCGGGACGGGAGATCTGTACCGGAGGAGAAGGGGCGTCGTGCCGGGTGGAAAACTACCTCCGAGTAGAAGTGGAACGGGGGCGGGAAAAAGGGTCCTTCCTCTTTACGCCCTGGCCCTTGCCTGCCGCGTGGATCCTGCCCCCGGACGAGGAGGGCGGGTAAACCGATGCACACGCGCTCCCAGGGCTTCGCCCTCCCTTTCGTCCTCGGCGTCCTCGCCCTGGGCGTCACCTTCGTCCTCCTTGCAGCCTCCCGCTTGTCCGGGGTGCGCGACCTCCTGGAACTCGCCTTCCTCGATGCCGACCTCGAAGCGCAGGCGAAGAGCGGCCTGGCAGTCGCCTTTGCCTTCCCCCGGAGCGCCGGGGGAGGGGGAGGGAACGAGGGACGAGGGTCTCCGCATGAATCTCCTTTATCCTCGGAGGAGATCCCGGCGCAAAGCCCCCCATCCTCGCGTCCCGCCGACAAAGGTCCGGAAGCGACGTTTCGGGGAAGCGCGGGCATGCGCTACCGGGGAGAGTTTCTCGTCACCGTGCACAAACGAGGGCCGACCTCCGTCGAGGGGGAAATCGCGCTCGCGCTTCCACCCCCAAAGCTCGTCAGGCGCAGCCTCGACCTTCCCCCCGTCCGGCGCACCTACGCCTGGAAGCGGGAAATCCGCTTCGTCGACGGCGTGCCGCGCGAAGGTCTGAGCGAGTGGGTCTACCTCCTCGGCCAGAGGGAGTGAGGGATGACGCCTTCCTCCCGCACCTTGTCCTTCCCCGCACGACGCCGTACACTGTCTTCGAAGACGCCCGCCCCGTCGAGCGAACACGCGGAAGGCGGGATCGGATCGCCGGAGGGGGACCGGGAGGTCATGCAGCCGTGGACGCGTTTCCTCCTCGCGCTCGCCGTCGCCGTCCTGGGATACGCCACCGGCGCAACGAATGCACCCCCCACCCTCGTACCCCTCGAAGCACCTGCCGAAGTCTACTCCCCGCGAAGCGACAACGCACCGGAGGACGCCCTGCGTACGGCACTGCGCGAAGCAAAGGCGAGCATCGACGTCGCCGCCTATTCCTTCACCGACGCCGACCTCGCCGACGGCCTCCTCGATGCCCACCGGCGCGGGGTGGCGGTACGCGTCCTCACGGATCGCGAACAAAGCCGCCAGGCAGCCCAAGCCCGCCAGCTCAAGCGCCTTCGCGAGGCGGGGATTCCCGTGCGGGCAAACACCTATTCCGGAAAGATGCACCTCAAGCTCGTCGTCGTCGACGGGGAGCTCGCCTTTTTCGGCTCCTACAACCTGACGCGCTCCGCGGCAACGCGGAACGACGAGGTGCTCGTCGCCGTCCGAGACCGCGACGCCGCGCGCGCCCTCGCCCGCAAGTTCGACGAGATGTGGACCGATCCCGAGTACGCCCCACTTCCCTGAACAGGTCGCGAACCGCAGCCGCCTCGCAGCGCACCCACCGCGGCGGGCGCGATCAGAAGACGCGAGAGGAGCAGTCGCGTGCTCGCCAGAAATCCGCGCCTCTTTCGAGACGATACGAAGTTCGCCCAGGCCCTCGCCTTCCTCTTCCCCTCGGGAGGCAAGCGCGAGCTCGCGCGTTGGACCGCCCTCCTCCTCATGGCTTGGGACCACTGGGTGGCGATGACCGCCCCCTTCGACCTTTGGGGGCGTCTCCCCGGACGCGTAGTCTACCCGATTTTCGGGCTCTTCATGGGGGCGACCCTCGCCCGGGGCTACCCCGTAGGTCGCTACCTGAAGCGGCTCTTCCCCTTCGCCCTCGTCGCCCAGGTCGGCTTTGCCGTCTTTTCCTGGCCGACGTTCCTCGGACGCCCGGTCCTCCTCTACTGGAACATCCTCTTCACCCTCGCCTTTGCCGCTCTCTTCTACGAGGGCCTGCGCCGTCGAAGCGCCTTCGCCCTGGTGCTGGGCCTCGCCGCCGCACCCTTCGTCGACTACGGCCTTCCGGGAATCACTTTCGTCTCCGCCTCCGCCCTCCTCGCAAGCTGCGTACAAACCCCTAAGGAAAGCTCTTTCGCCCCTCCGCCCAAGATCGGGTGCGGCGCCACCTTTCTCCTCTTTCTCGGAAACCTCTTCGCGTTGAACTTTCTCTCCTTCGCCTGGCCGTACCTCGCCCTCGCCCTCGGCGGCTTCTTCGTCCTTCCCGTCCTTTGGCTCGTCGATCGGTTCCCGTTCGGCCTTCCTCGCGGTCCCTGGTGGCTCCCGTATGCCTACTACCCCCTCCACTTCGTCGTCCTCTTCCTTCTCCGGCAGATCCTGTACGGAAGCTGACGCCAAACCGTCGCCCGGGATTGCGGTCGATGGCGAACACGGGCAGAGCCCCGCTTTTCGCGGCGGTACTTTCTCTTCATTGTTTTAATGCAGACGGGCCTTCTCGCTTTTTCTACCCCCCACCCGACACGCCCGAAACCTTCGAGGGAGATCGATCGTGTCCACGACCCGCGCTTCGCGTACGACGCCGAGGCAACGACCGGCTTACCCGACGCCGTCCGGACTTCCCCTTCGGAGGGCGGACTTCGCCTGGCTCGTCGCCGTCTTCGCCCTCGCCTTCTGGATCGGCCAAAACTTCCCCCTCGCTCCCCTCGCGCCCAAGGCTTCTTTCTTTTGGACGCGGGGGGGACCGTCGCCCGAGCACGCCGCCATCGCCCTCCTCGACGGAGCGCGCACGCGCGTAGACGTCGCGATGTACGACCTCACGAATCCCGCCATCGCCGACGCCATCTTGCGCGCCCGGGCGCGGGGGATCCCCGTGCGGCTGATCACGGACGCCCGCCAGAGCCGGGGGGATCGAGAAAGGGGCCTCCTCACCGACCTACAAAAAAACGGCGTCGACGTACGGGTCAACCAACACGAAGGGCTCATGCACCTCAAGCTCTTCCTCGTCGACGGACAAGTCGCCGCGCTCGGCTCCTACAACGCCACGCTCGCCGCCTCCCAAAGCAACGAAGAACTCCTCGCGTTCCTCGGAAATCCCGCGACAGTGGCCGAACTCGCGCAGCTCTTCGAACGGACGTGGGCGCAAGGCGCCCCCCTCGACCGTTCCCCCACCTCCGCCTCTTCTTCCCGCGAGGACCTTCCGTAGGAGGGAAATCCCGTGAGGCACAGCCTGCGCGAAGCGCTCACACGCTTCCTCAGGGAACACGCCCCGTACCTCCTCCCGACCGCCGTCCTCTTCGCGGTGGGAATCGCCTACCCTCTTCTCCGAAGCCACCTCGGAGCGAGGGCCGAGCGCATCCCGCCTGCACCCACGGCGGAAGCCGCCCACGCTTCGGCCATTCCCAACGCTGCCTCGGCTGCGGGGCGTGCCCCTTCCTCGCCCGTGACGCCCCAGGACGCGGTGGCGCCTGCAAAGCCCGCCGTCCTCGTGGACATCCGTGGCGCTGTCCGCGAGCCCGGCGTCTACGCCTTTTGGGAAAGCGACGTCCGCGTCTACCAAGCCGTGGAACGCGCCGGCGGCTTCACGGAAGACGCGGACATCACGCGCGTCAACCGCGCGGCGCCGCTCCGGGACGGACAGGTGCTCCACATCCCGCGCATCGGCGAGCTCCCGTCGGGCGACGACGCACGGGCGTCGTCGACTTCGTTTGAGGGCGAAAACCGCGCGGAACAACTTCGCGTAAACCTGAACACCGCCAGCGTAGAAGAACTCACGCGCCTGCCGGGAATCGGCCCAACCCGGGCGCAAGAAATCGTCGCCTACCGCGAAGAGCACGGCCCCTTTCGTTCGGTAGACGAGGTGCAGAACGTCGCCGGCATCGGCCCGAAGACCTTCGAAAAGATCCGCCCCTACCTCGACGTCGGACCTTGACGTCGAACTCGGCCCGCATTCCCACCCCAACCGAACGCCCTCGCCCCGCACGGAGACGCGCCACCGCCAGCGCGGGCGGAGGCACGGGACGGGAGGGACGAAGACGTGTCCCTGCCAAGCTCCCAACCGCCGTTTGCGTCCGTCTCTTCCTGGTTGTGCTCGCCGCTCTGCGCACCCCTTCCCTACGCCCTCGCCCTGGTGGGAGGCGTAGGGGCCGTCTACCTTTCCGGCCTAGCGCAGGCGGTCTGGATCGTCGTCACGGGGGCGTGGTCCGTCGCCCTGTACGCCGCCGAACATCCGAGAATCGCCGCTACGACCCGTGCACGGACCGCCCTCCTCGCCGCAGCCCTTTGCGCGTGGGGATCGGCGTTTGCCCTCGGGGTCGGCGCGGCCGAAATCCGCCAGGCGACGTACGCCCGCGAAGAGGCAGCCTTTACCCGCCTTCTCTCCGAAAGCCCTCCGCATGCACCTGCATCCTCTCCCCTTTCCCCGACACCGCACGTCCCGCGAAGCGCGCGGGAACTGTGCGGGGAAGCCGTCGTCGTAGGCGATCCCCTAAACACCCCCACCGGAATCCTCGTCGATCTGCGGCTCATCGCCGCAGGCAACTGCCCTCCGGACATCCGGGATCCCGCCGCCCAAAGCGGCCACGACACGCGGGGAGAACCCTCTGCATCCGAACGCCTCGCCGTGCCCTTCACCTTACGCGCACACCTGCGCGCGCCGTCCGAAGACGCGCGCCTGGAACTGGAAGCACTTGCCCGCGGCGCCGTCCTCCGCTTTCGGGGGAACGCATCCCCGCCCGCCGGACCGCAAAACCCCGGAGAACGGGACTACCGCCCTTGGGCGCACGCCCGCGGCACCGTCGGGGAACTGCGCGCCGACGACGTCTCCCTCGTCACCCCTCCTCCCTTTGGAGAGCGGCTCCGCGCGGAGGTTCGCAAGACGCTCGACGGCGTCCTGGATGAAGGGGAAAGGCGGGCGAGGACGTCGTCTCTGGGGCACGAAGGGGCCGCCGACGCCCGGGCCCTCTTACGCGCCTTCCTCCTCGGCCGGACGGACGACCTTTCGCCGGAAGTGCGCCGCGACTTCGCGGAGGCCGGTGCCGTGCACCTCCTCGTCGTCTCCGGCCTCCACGTGGGAATTCTCGCCTGGGGCGTCTACCGGCTCGCCGGCTCCGTAGGGATACGGGAAGGCGCCCGCCGCCTTTCCGTGCTCCTCTTCGTCGGGACGTACGCCTCCCTCGCCGCCGACTCCCCGGCGGTGCGACGGGCCGCCTTCGCCACCGCAGCCGCCGCAGGTGCCGGCCTCGTGCGGAAAAGGGTCGATCCCCTCGCCCTCCTCTCTTTCCTCTGCGCCCTAGAGCTCCTCTCCAACCCCTCCCAGATCCTTCGACCGGGCTTCGGCATGACTTACCTCCTCACCTTCGCCATCCTCCGCTACGCGCCGACCTACGCGGAACACCTGCGAGTCCACCTCCCCCGCCCAATCGCTCCCTTTGCCTTCGAGCTTGCGACGACGCTCCTCGTCGAGCCGCTCGTCCTCCCCTTCCTTGCCGCAACCCAGGGCAGTTGGCCTTCGACCTCGCCGCTCATGAACCTCGTCCTCCTCCCCCTGTACGCCGCGCTTCTCCCCTTTCTTGCGGCCTCTTGGGGAGGGGCGGTCGTCGCATCCGCCTTCGGCGCTCCGGGAAAGGTGGCGGGAGCCTACCTCCTCGAACCCGCCTTGGGGCTCGTCCGCCTCGTGCAGGACGCCGTCGCCTTCCTGGCCCGCATGCCCGGAGCGCAGGTCCCCTTTGCGGGCGTGCCCCCCTCCCTCTGGATCCTCTGGACGGCCGCCCTCCTGGGAGCCTACGAAGTCGGCGTACGGCACATCCACGGGAGACGCTTCTTCCCCGAGCCCGCCCCCCGCCCCGGCGAGGAGAGAGCCGCAATCCGTCGCCGCCGGTTGCGCCGCGCGGGAATTGCCCTCGGAACGCTCTTTCTCCTCCTCCCTCCCCTCGTCGGCCTCCTCGACGGCCTCCGGCTCCACCCTTCTCCGTCGGTTGCGGCGCAGCGCGAACTTCCGGACGCCGCCGAAGGTCCGACCCTCGTAGCCCTCGCCCTCACGTCGGCGAGCGCGGTGGCAGCCGCCTACAGCGACGGCGCTCCGGAAGAACTCTTCGTCTTCCGACCTCGGGGGAATCTGGGCGCCCGGTCGACCGGGGAGAACATCCCGCGCCCGGCTGCAGAGGAGCGGGCGCAGCGCGCGGCCTTCCTCGGCGACGTGTACGACCGGATCGTCCCCGCCCTCCGCGCTCTGGGCGCCCGAAGCGTCCGCGCCACGTGGCTCGGCCTTGAAAAAGAAGAAGCGGACGCCCTCCGCCGCGCCCTGGCCCACAACTTCATCCTCGCGGACTTCACCCAACACCCGAGCCCCGAGGTAGGGGGTGCCGGGATCTGGAGGTGCGGTCCCTTCGCGATCGAGGAAAACGGCTTCCTCTACGAGAGGGAGAAGGGCGTACCACTCGTGGACCTCCGGCCGCCGGCCGCCGTTCCCCGCTGGGAGAGCGCTCGGCCTCCGTTGGGACGCACGCCCGTTTTTCCGGAGGCTTCCGAAGGTGCGGACCCGTCGGAGCCCGTCCTTCATCCTCCAGATCCAGGCGATCCTACCCCCTACCCCGTTCGCGTCTGGGGCGCCGTGCGGATACGACCCGCGGGAGACCGCGTGCTCTTGGAATGCCTCCGCCCGGATTGAACACCGCCTGCGCACCGCAAGTTTCCCGGAAGCCCTTCCTCGGATTTAGGGACGGGAACCAAATCCCGAAGGTCGGGGCGAGGTCACCCGCAGGCGCATCGTGTTTCCCGTGGGGATTTCCCGCAGGGGATTTCCCCGACCGTCTTCCACGACGAGCACCTCTTCGTACTCCAACCAGATCACCCCGTCCCCGGGAACTTCCCGGACGTAGCGGTAGGCGTAGCTGTACGGATGGTACAAGGGATGGTCCACCTCGTGCGCCTCTCCCCCGTCTCCGGAGGGAAGCGCGAGGCGAGAAGGTGTGCCCACGGCACCAAGCCGTACGCGAAGCGAGTACAACCAGTCCCCCCCTTTGAGGGCCGCGAGCGCAGAAGCCACGTCCCGGGGAACCCCCTCTGCAAGAGCAAATGCCGCCCCGACAAGCGCCACGAGAACCGCCGTCCCAAGAATCCAGACCCACCGGGAGGCGCCCCCCGCGATCTTCCTTTCCTGAGCCATCCGTACCCCTCCCGACATCCCGGTGCTCGCGCGTAGGAAGAAATCGGCAAAGGACTCCGTTCCCCCTCCATCCCTATGCGGAAGGAAAACGGCCTATCGCCGCGCGGAAGATCCGGTCGGTACGGTCTCTATCCCTGGGCGGAAGGAAAACAGAAATAGGCGTACGGGCCTTTGCGGGGGGCATACCCTGAAAAGGGAAGGTGAGCACGTGGATTTCGGGACGGAAAGTGGGGGAACTCCCTTGCCCCTACCGCAGGTGCTTTCTTCGCTGGCCAAGTTCCTCTTCCCCTTTGGAGGGAAGGGAAATCGCCCTTCCGAGGTTCCG
This genomic interval from Brockia lithotrophica contains the following:
- a CDS encoding comEA protein-related protein, which encodes MRHSLREALTRFLREHAPYLLPTAVLFAVGIAYPLLRSHLGARAERIPPAPTAEAAHASAIPNAASAAGRAPSSPVTPQDAVAPAKPAVLVDIRGAVREPGVYAFWESDVRVYQAVERAGGFTEDADITRVNRAAPLRDGQVLHIPRIGELPSGDDARASSTSFEGENRAEQLRVNLNTASVEELTRLPGIGPTRAQEIVAYREEHGPFRSVDEVQNVAGIGPKTFEKIRPYLDVGP
- a CDS encoding Competence protein, producing MSLPSSQPPFASVSSWLCSPLCAPLPYALALVGGVGAVYLSGLAQAVWIVVTGAWSVALYAAEHPRIAATTRARTALLAAALCAWGSAFALGVGAAEIRQATYAREEAAFTRLLSESPPHAPASSPLSPTPHVPRSARELCGEAVVVGDPLNTPTGILVDLRLIAAGNCPPDIRDPAAQSGHDTRGEPSASERLAVPFTLRAHLRAPSEDARLELEALARGAVLRFRGNASPPAGPQNPGERDYRPWAHARGTVGELRADDVSLVTPPPFGERLRAEVRKTLDGVLDEGERRARTSSLGHEGAADARALLRAFLLGRTDDLSPEVRRDFAEAGAVHLLVVSGLHVGILAWGVYRLAGSVGIREGARRLSVLLFVGTYASLAADSPAVRRAAFATAAAAGAGLVRKRVDPLALLSFLCALELLSNPSQILRPGFGMTYLLTFAILRYAPTYAEHLRVHLPRPIAPFAFELATTLLVEPLVLPFLAATQGSWPSTSPLMNLVLLPLYAALLPFLAASWGGAVVASAFGAPGKVAGAYLLEPALGLVRLVQDAVAFLARMPGAQVPFAGVPPSLWILWTAALLGAYEVGVRHIHGRRFFPEPAPRPGEERAAIRRRRLRRAGIALGTLFLLLPPLVGLLDGLRLHPSPSVAAQRELPDAAEGPTLVALALTSASAVAAAYSDGAPEELFVFRPRGNLGARSTGENIPRPAAEERAQRAAFLGDVYDRIVPALRALGARSVRATWLGLEKEEADALRRALAHNFILADFTQHPSPEVGGAGIWRCGPFAIEENGFLYEREKGVPLVDLRPPAAVPRWESARPPLGRTPVFPEASEGADPSEPVLHPPDPGDPTPYPVRVWGAVRIRPAGDRVLLECLRPD
- a CDS encoding Endonuclease, which translates into the protein MSTTRASRTTPRQRPAYPTPSGLPLRRADFAWLVAVFALAFWIGQNFPLAPLAPKASFFWTRGGPSPEHAAIALLDGARTRVDVAMYDLTNPAIADAILRARARGIPVRLITDARQSRGDRERGLLTDLQKNGVDVRVNQHEGLMHLKLFLVDGQVAALGSYNATLAASQSNEELLAFLGNPATVAELAQLFERTWAQGAPLDRSPTSASSSREDLP
- a CDS encoding Cardiolipin synthetase, which gives rise to MTPSSRTLSFPARRRTLSSKTPAPSSEHAEGGIGSPEGDREVMQPWTRFLLALAVAVLGYATGATNAPPTLVPLEAPAEVYSPRSDNAPEDALRTALREAKASIDVAAYSFTDADLADGLLDAHRRGVAVRVLTDREQSRQAAQARQLKRLREAGIPVRANTYSGKMHLKLVVVDGELAFFGSYNLTRSAATRNDEVLVAVRDRDAARALARKFDEMWTDPEYAPLP